CGCCCGAGAGCGTGCAGCCGGCGGTGCTCTGGACGAGATTGTAGCCTTGCGAGTCGAGCAGGCCGACGCAGTCGGGCGCCTCGCCGCCGCGATCGAGGTTGCCGGCGACGATGGTGCCCTTCACCCTGAGGTCGCCGCCCTCGTTGACGATGCCGCCGCCGTCGCCCGTGCCGTTCGCATCGTCGTCGGCGACGTTGCCCGTGACCGTCACGTTGACGAGGGTTGCCGTCCCCGTCGCGTTGTTGTGCACCAAGCCGCCGCCCACCTGATCGGAACGATTGCCGGACAGGGTGCTGTTGGTCATGACGAGCGTGCCGTTGGAGAGAACGCCCGCCGCCACCATCGCCGTGTTACCCGAGATCGTGCTCTGGTCGATCGTTCCCGCTCCGAAGATCCGAAGGCCGCCTCCGGCGTCCGCGTGGTTTCCACTGACCGTCGAGCGCAGGATGCTGACGTCGCCGCACGCGATCCCGCCGCCGTTCAGGGCTGTGTTGTCGCTCAGGGTGGAGTCGACGAGGGTGACCGTGCCGACGTCGCCGATGCCACCGCCGCTGTTCGCGGTATTCGAAATGATGGCGCTGTTGCTCACGACGAGCGTCGCGCCGTTGACGCGTACCCCTCCGCCCTCCTGCACCATCGTGCCGCCCGTGACGGTCACCCCGGAGATCGCGACGGTGATCGAGCCGATGAGCTCGAGAACTCGATCGTGTGTGACGGCGCCGTTGCCGTCGATGGTCGTCAAGGTCGCCCCGGCGCCGGCGATCGCGAGGTTCGCCGTGACGTCGAGATCGCCGCTGGCCGCCGCATCCTCGTTCGCACCGACGATCGTCAGCATGTAGGTCCCCGCGCCGAGGCTGACAACGTCGTCACCGCTCCCGGCCGTGCACGCGTCGTAGGCGACGTCCTCGTTGGCCGATCGGACGGCCTCACGCAGGGTGCAGTTCCCGTCCGCAAGCACCGCGTCCTCGGTCGACGTCACGGCGATCACGGCCGCGGTGACGGGGGTCGAACCGACGGCGGCCGCGACGAGCATCGCGCCGAGGGCCGTCCTGGCGACGCCGAAGCCCGTGACGTCCCTGCTCATCTCATCGCCTCCGGATCGTGGGGCCTTACGCCGCAGCCGTCACGCCCGTCAACCCGCGACGGTCGGGTCTCCCCGCACAATTTGGATCGGTGGGCGGTAGCATTTCGGCGCTCGCCGTCGATCGCACGCGGGGGAACCGCCTTTCGGGGCAGGTACGCGGCTTGCTCAAGCGGCCGAGGCGCCCGGCGCCAAGGAGGTCATTTCCGTGACAACCCCAATCTCGATGATCAGGATCGCCGTACTCGCGAGCAGCCTCGTCGGGGCGAGCCTGGTCCACGCCGACATGACCGGCTCGTTCGACGGCCAGATGACCGGCAAGAAGATCCCCATGCCGATCGAGGTCGCGGCCGGGCTCACGCAGATCGGAACGGCGGTCACGGGAACGGTCGCCGTGGGCGGCGATCCGTCGATCGCCGGCGCCTACATCGTGAACGGCAAGGCGACGACCAAGCGCGTGAAGCTCTCCGGTCTGGTCCACGGCGTCCGCTTCTCGTGGAACGGCAAGATCCTGGGCGACACGATGACCGGGAAGACGAAGTTGAAGGGCGGCGGCGTCAAGGTCGCCGGCTCGCTCACGCTGGCGCGCAACGTGTCCACCGGCGACGGGTCGGCCTGTGACGCCGTGTACACCGCGAACCAGACGCTCTTCGAGGACCAGGTCCTGGGCCAGGCGCTCATCACCTGCACCGCGTGCCACGTGACCGGTGGCCAGGCCGCGATGACCCGCTTCCACGTGAGCACCGGCGATCCGCTCGCCACCGCGCGCGAGATCGCGCTGCTCGTCGACTCGGCGAACCCGTCCTCCTCGCGCATCCGTGAGAAGCCGCTCGACCTCGTGCCGCACGGCGGCGGCGTGCAGATCACGGACGGCAGCACCCAGGATCAGACGCTGCAGCAGTGGATCGATCTGGTCGCGCAGGCGCACTGCAACTGACGCGCGCTCATCCGAGGCGCCCGATGAGATTGCGGGCGTCGGTCGGATCCAGCCGCTCGTGTCCCTCCGTGAACCAGGAGAGCACGTCGGCGACCACCCGGCGGCCGTCGGCGCGGCGCCCCTGATCGGCGTCGAGACGCGCGAGGCTCATCGCCGCGCGTAGCTCGAACCACTTCGCCGACTGCGCGCGGGCAACGGCCAGCGCGCGCTCGAACCACGTCCGCGCCTCCGGCCACCCTTCCGGGCCGCGCAGCGCGATCAGCAGCTCGCCACGCCAGCGGTGGACTTCGGCTTCCTCCATCCGCTCGCCGGTCTCCTCGACCAGCCGGCCCGCTTCGACCACCACGCCGAACGCGTCGTCGAGACGGCCGGCCACCGTCGCCGCCTCGCCGACCGTGAGATGGGCGGACGTGATGGCGACCATGCCCGCGCGGCGCCCATAGGTCTGGAGCAACGGCAGCAGCTCGTCGACCACATCCGTGGTGTCCCCGAGCATCGCGCGGGCCCAGCCGTGGATGATCGTCACCCGATGCGCGATCTCCGGATAGCCGTGCTCCGCGCACAGCCGCAGCGCCCGCGCGGCCAGGTCGCGCGCGAGCCGCGGCTCGC
The Candidatus Eisenbacteria bacterium DNA segment above includes these coding regions:
- a CDS encoding right-handed parallel beta-helix repeat-containing protein, coding for MSRDVTGFGVARTALGAMLVAAAVGSTPVTAAVIAVTSTEDAVLADGNCTLREAVRSANEDVAYDACTAGSGDDVVSLGAGTYMLTIVGANEDAAASGDLDVTANLAIAGAGATLTTIDGNGAVTHDRVLELIGSITVAISGVTVTGGTMVQEGGGVRVNGATLVVSNSAIISNTANSGGGIGDVGTVTLVDSTLSDNTALNGGGIACGDVSILRSTVSGNHADAGGGLRIFGAGTIDQSTISGNTAMVAAGVLSNGTLVMTNSTLSGNRSDQVGGGLVHNNATGTATLVNVTVTGNVADDDANGTGDGGGIVNEGGDLRVKGTIVAGNLDRGGEAPDCVGLLDSQGYNLVQSTAGCTLSGDTATNLLAVDPLLGPLQSNGGPTFTHALLVGSPAFDAIPLATCTDAVGGALGGDQRNVGRPQAAACDMGAFEADGLPTTTTTTSTTSTSSSTPTTTSTITSTTSTTTSTSTSSSTSSSSSSSTVAPITTSTTMLPPECTAGVPSACDDDDSCTADSCVAGRCRHDPATGTESARCVCGRLPLAACGAETLPTAASRQLTKACERLDRAGSSTSAARTKHLVRRAIASEKQAGRIVRRLGARGRVSQACAGALGVFLDDALARAKSVLKGS